The Corynebacterium marinum DSM 44953 genome contains the following window.
TGACGTGCGGTGAGCATGGCCAGGGCGCGGTCGCGGTCCTCGGGGGCCACGATGGCCACCATGCCGACACCCATGTTGAAGGTCTTCTCCATCTCTTCGCCGGGGACCTTGCCCAGGTCGGCGATGGTGCGGAAGATCTGGCTCGGAGTCCAGGTGGAACGGCTCATGTCGCCGACCAGCCCCTCGGGGATGATGCGCTCCATGTTGCCGGCCAGGCCGCCGCCGGTGACATGGCAGAAGGTGCGGACCTTGCACTCGGAGGCGAGAGCGAGGCAGTCCTTGGCGTAGATGCGGGTCGGCTCGAGGAGTTCTTCGCCGAGGGTGCGGCCCAGTTCCTCGATGTGCCCGTCGAGCGGCAGGCCGGCCTTCTCCAGGAGGACGTGGCGGGCCAGGGAGTAGCCGTTGGAGTGCAGGCCGGAAGAGGCCATGCCGATGATGATGTCGCCGGAGCGGACCAGGTGGGGGCCGAGAAGATCATCCGCCTCGACCACGCCGACCGCGGTGGCGGACACGTCGTAGGCGCCCGGCTCCATGAGGCCCGGGTGCTCCGCGGTCTCGCCGCCGAGGAGGGCGCAGCCCGCCTGGATGCAACCTTCGGCGATGCCCGCGACGATCTGCGCGACGTGCTCGGGGACGACCTTGCCGATGGCGATGTAGTCCTGGAGGAAGAGCGGCTCGGCTCCGCAGACGACGAGGTCGTCGACGCACATGGCGACGAGGTCGATGCCGATGGTGTCGTGCTTGTTCATCGCCTGGGCGACGGCGAGCTTGGTGCCCACTCCGTCGGAGCCTGCGGCCAGGAGGGGCTCCTTGTACTTGCCCAGCGCGAAGAGGCCGGCGAAGCCGCCGAGTCCGCCGCGGACCTCGGGCCGGGTGGCCTTCTTCGCCAGCGGGGCGAACAGCTCGACGGCGCGGTCGCCGGCCTCGATGTCCACTCCGGCTGCTGCGTAGGAGGCGCCCTGGTGGTCGGTCTCGGTCATGGGTTCTCAGTTCTCTTTCTTCAGGGAGTCGAGCGGATCTAGTTGGCCTGCATCTTGGCGACCAGTTCCGCGTTGGCGCTGCCGGTGGGCAGACCGAGCGGGTAGGTGCCGTCGAAGCATGCGGTGCACAGCTGCTCACGCGGCTGTTCGGTCGACTCCACCATTTCATCAATGGAGACGAATCCGAGGGAGTCCGCGCCGATGGCGGTGCAGATCGACTGGGTGAGGGCGTCGCCGTTCTGGGCGTCGCCGGCGCCGGCGTTGGCGATGAGTTCGCCGGGGCTGGCGAAGTCGATGCCGTAGAAGCACGGCCACTTCACCGGCGGGGAGGCGATCCGGACGTGGACCTCCGCCGCACCCGCCTCGCGCAGCATGCGGATCAGGGCCCGCTGGGTGTTGCCGCGGACGATGGAGTCGTCGACGACGATGAGCTTCTTGCCGGCGATGACCTCGCGCAGCGGGTTGAGCTTGAGGCGGATGCCCAGCTGGCGCAGCGTCTGGGAGGGCTGGATGAAGGTGCGGCCGACATAGGCGTTCTTGACCAGGCCCTGGCCGAAGGGGATGCCGGATTCGCGGGCGTAGCCCACGGCCGCGGGGGTGCCTGAATCAGGCACCGGGATGACCAGGTCGCCTTCGGCGGGGAACTCCCGGGCGAGACGGCGGCCGATCTCGATGCGCGTGGCGTTGACGGAGCGGCCGCGGATGTTGGAGTCGGGGCGCGCCAGGTAGACGAACTCGAAGACGCAGCCCTTGTGGGTGGTCTCCGCGAAGCGTGTGCTGCGCACGCCGCCCTCGTCGATGGCGACGAGTTCGCCGGGCTCGATCTCCCGCACGAAGGCGGCGCCGATGATGTCGAGCGCGCAGGTCTCGGAGGCGACGACCCAGCCGCGGTCGAGCCGGCCCAGCACCAGGGGGCGCACGCCGTGGGGGTCGCGCGCCGCGTAGAGGGTGTGCCCGTCGGTGAAGGTGAGGCAGAAGGCTCCCTTGACCCGCGGGAGAAGTTCCTGGGCGGACTCGAAGACCGTCCGGCCCTCGGCGACGGATTCCGCCAGCAGGGCGGTGATCACGGCGGTGTCGGAGGAGGCCGCCTCCGCGTCGCGGAACTCCTTCAGCCCGCGGGCGATCGCCTCTTCCCGGAGCTCGACGAAGTTGACGAGGTTGCCGTTGTGCCCGAGGGCGACGTCGGTGCCGTCGGGGGAGGTGCGGAACATCGGCTGGACATTCTCCCACTTCTTTCCCCCGGCGGTGGAGTAGCGGGTGTGTCCGAGCGCGATGTCGCCGTGCAGCGCACCGAGGGAGGATTCGTCGAAGACCTGGGAGACGAGTCCCATGTCCTTGAACACCACGATGCGTTCGCCGTCGCCGACAGCGATGCCGGCGGCCTCCTGGCCGCGGTGCTGGAGGGCGAACAGCCCGAAATAGGTCAGTTTGGCGACTTCTTCGCCTGGGGCCCACACACCGAAGACCCCGCACTCTTCACGGGGCTCGGTCTCACCACGGTCGTCGAGGCCGTTGAGCGGGGCGGATTCGGTCCGGGAACGGTCCATATTTACCACGACCTACACTCTAGTCCGTGACCTCGTCACAAACTAATGACCGGCAGCAAACGCCCCACCTCGGTGACCCGCTGGCCCGAGGCCTGGACGCGGCCGTCGGCGAGCGCGGCGTCGAGAAGCAGCTCCCCGGTGGCCAGCTGGAGCCACGTCAGCGGGTCGGTCTCGAAGACGTTGGGCGGGGTCCCGCGCGTGTGTGCGGGACCGGCGATGCACTGCACCGCGACGAAGGGCGGGACCCGCACCTCGACCGTCCTCCCGGGCGCGTCCTGCGCGAGCTGGCGGACGGTGCCGCGGACGGCGTCGGCGAGCAGGGCACGGGGCGGCTTCTCGACGCCCGACGGGTCCCGGACCCAGTCAAACACCGCGGCCACTGAAGAGATGTCCATGACCCCGCATTCTACCCAAGGTAATGTGTGCCCCTAACCCCGATAGTTCGCTGAGAGAAAGCACGTCCGCATGACGAACAACCAGAAGTCCCCGAAGGTCACCCTGCGATTCCTCGCCGCCCCCACCGACGTCCTCATGGCCGGAAACCAGGGTGTCAGCGGTGGCCGCGTGCTCGAGTGGATCGACAAGGCCGCCTACGCCTGCGCCGTCCAGTGGTCCGCCACCTACTGCGTCACCGCCTACGTCGGCCACATCCACTTCAACCGGCCCATCCCCTCCGGCCACATGGTGGAGGTGCGTTCACGGATCGCGATGACGGGGCGTTCCTCGATGCACATCGTCAACGAGGTCTACTCCGCCGACCCCCGCGAGGGCGTTTTCACCCGGGCGTGCGACTGCCTGGTCATTTTCGTGGCCAAGGACACCGCCACCGGAAAGACCCAGGCGGTGCCCGAGTTCATCCCGTCCAACGAGGAGGAGCGGCGCGTCCTCGACGCCGCGCTCTCGCGCATCGAACTGCGCAAGGCCATCGAGTCGGAGATGGAGCAGCAGACCTACAACGGCCCCTCCGAGGCCCCGCGCGTGATCCACCGCTTCCTGGCGAAGCCCACCGACATCAACTGGGGCGGCAAGGTCCACGGCGGCACCGCCATGGAGTGGATCGACGAGGCCGGCGCGGCCTGCACGATGGAGTGGTCTGGCGAGCACACCGTCGCGGTGTACGCCGGCGGGATCCGCTTCTACCGCCCTATCAGCATCGGCGACCTCATCGAGGTCGACGCCCGCATGGTGCGCACCGATTCCCGCTCCATGCAGCTGAGCGTCCACGTGCGTTCCGGGAGCCCGCGCGGCGGCCGCGAGCACCTCCAGACCGCGATCCATGCCACCGTGACCTACCTGGCCATGGACGTCGACGGCAACGCCCTGCCCGCCCGCCAGTTCACCCCGCGCACCACCGAGGACGTGCGGCTCGCCGAGCACGCCACGACCCTGCGCGAGCTCCGCGCGAAGTACGCGCCGACGCCGCTGGTGCCGCAGAGCACCCCGTCGCACATCGACTAGGAGCGGGAGTCAGGCCGCTACAGGAGGTGCTGCGCCAGCATCCCGGCGGCCACGACCATCATCGCCACGCCGGCCACGCCGGTCAGGATCCGCGAGCCCCGTTCCGAACCCGCGAGCACCCTGCCCGCGAACAGTCCGAGCAGCGCGTAGAAGGTCGTCGCCGACGCGATGAACAGCAGCCCCAGCGCGAACATCTGCGCCGCGGCGGGCCAGCCGGCGGGGGCGATGAACTGCGGCAGCAGCGCGATGAACAGCATCAGCCCCTTCGGGTTGAGGCCGCTCACCGCTGCGCCGGTGGCGACGGTTCCCGCCCGCTTCTCGACGGCCGTCTCCGCCCTCGTCAGCGTCGCAACTCCCCCGCCGCCGGGCTCCTCGTCCGGTGCGGCAGACAAAGCCGTGTCGACCTCGACGCTGACCGGGCCGGCCAACGCCGCCCGCACCATCGTCCAGCCGATCCGCAGGAGCACGAGCACGCCGAGGACCGTCACAACGGTCAGCAGCACCGGATGCCGGGCCACCAGCGCACCGAGGCCACCGGAGACGACGACCGTCAGGCCGAGGTAACCCAGCCCGATCCCCAGCAGGGGCAGGACGAGGGAGCGGCGCCGGAAGGCGTGGCCGAGCACGAACGCCCAGTCCGGGCCCGGGGTGACGATCAGCAGCAGGCTGACGGCCCAGAAGCTCAAGAGGTGCGCGATATCCATGCCAGTGATGATGCCGACGATCCGGCGGGCCGGAAACTTCCGCGCTTTTCATTCATCCCGGGTTGACCAGGCGCGCCTTATGGCAGAATCAGGCGCATGGACGCTGTCGACCGCACGATTCTGTCACTGATCCAGGACAATGCGCGGATCACAGCCGCGGAGCTGGCGCATCATACGGGGGCGTCATCAAGCACCTGCCTGCGGCGCCTTCGGGCGCTGGAACGCGGGGGCGTGATCACCGGATTCCACACCCGCCTGGACCCCGCGACGGTCGGCTACGGCGTGCAGGTGATCGCGTTCATCACCCTGGACCAGGAGGACCGGGCGACGGTGGCGGCGCTGGAGGACGGGCTGGCGGCTATCCCCCAGGTGCTGTCGGCGGAGCGGCTGTTCGGCGACCCGGACTTCCTCGTACGTCTGGTGGCGCACGACCTCGCGGACTACCAGCGGCTGCGCGACGAGCACCTGAGCGAACTGCCAGGCGTCGCGCGGATCACCTCCACGCTGGTCATGCGGACCATCGTCGCCGACGGGCCGATTCCGCTCTAGACGACGACCATCCACACCGCGACCTGGTGCACCGCCGCCGCGACGATCGTGGCCGTGTGGAAGTGCTCGTGGTAGCCGATGACGCTGGCGTCCCGGCCCGGCCAGCGGAACCCGTACATCAGCGCGCCGAGCGAGTAGACCATGCCGCCGGCGAACAGCAGCCACACCACCGCCGGGCCGACCCCCGACCACAGCTCCGGAACGAGGGGAACGATGAGCCAGCCCAGCGTGAGGTAGACGACCACCGACAACCAGCGGGGATGGTCGATCCACACCAGATTGAGCGCGATTCCGAGCGCCGCGCCGGTCCAGGCCGAGACGAGCATCCAGGTGGCCTGCGTGGACTCCAGGGCAATGAGGCAGAAGGGCGTGTACGTGGCGGCGATGAAGAAAGCGATGGTGGCGTGGTCGGCTCGCCGCCACCCCTCGACCGTGCGCTGGCTGCGCCACCGGCCGAGATGGTAGGCGGCGGACACACCGAACAGGACGACCACCGAGACCGCGTAGAGGGTCACCCCGAGCGCCTGCCACCAGACGATGGTCATCCATGCGTAGGTGGCCAGGACGGAGCCTGCGACGACGGAGGCCAGCGCGGCGATGAAGTGGAACCAGCCGCGCGTGACCGGGCGCGGGCCGCGGTCGAAGACCGTCCTGGTGATCGTGATGGTATCTGCCACTGGCCCAACCTTCCTTCGCGTAAGTTACGCGAGCGTAAGTATCTGCCAGTGTACGCCCGCGCCCCAGGGTCCGGCAACAGTATTCCGGACGCGAACCGTCACAGGCCCTCCGCGGGACAGAAAGAGCCCGGGAGGTGATCCTCCCGGGCTCTTCCACTCGAACGGCTACTCGACGACCGAGTTGGCGCCCACCGCGTGACCGAACAGGTCGGGCAGGGTCGCCTTCCAGGCGGCCTTGAGCTCGTCCAGATCGACGGCGACGTCGCCGAAGACCAGCTCGCGGCCCTGGGTGGTCTCGCCGATGACGGCGGCCGGGACACCCTTCTCAGCGGCGCGGGCCAGGACGGCGTCGACACGCCCGGCGGTGGTGGCCACCACCGCGCGGGACGCGGACTCGGAGAACAGTGCGACGAACTCGTCCTCGTGCACTGCGGAGAGGTCGAGCTTCACGCCGCCCTCGGTGCGGAACGCCATCTCCACGACGGTCTGCGCGAGGCCGCCCTCGGAGATATCGTGCGCGCCGGTCAGGTCGGTGTTGCCCACGAAGAAGTCCGCCAGGCGCTCCTCGTCGGCCAGGTCGACCTGCGGGGGCAGGCCGGACAGGCCGCCGCCGGAGATCTGCTGCCAGATGGAGCCGCCGAACTCGTCGTCGGTCTCGCCCAGGAGGATGAGGACCTCGGCCTCATCGACGGTGCCCAGGTCGTGGCCGATGGCCTGGTGGACATCCTCGATGACGCCCAGGACGCCGACGACGGGGGTCGGCAGGATCGGCTCGTCACCGGTCTGGTTGTAGAAGGAGACGTTGCCGCCGGAGACCGGGATGCCCAGCTCCTTGGCGCCGTCGGCCAGGCCGTGGACGGCCTCGCGGAACTGCCACATGACGTCGGCGCTCTCCGGGGAACCGAAGTTGAGGCAGTTGGTCACCGCGACCGGCTTCGCGCCGGTGACGGCGACGTTGCGGTAGGCCTCGGCGAGCGCCAGGCGGGCGCCGGTGGCCGGGTCGAGCTTGGTGTAGCGGCCGGAGGCGTCGGCCGAGACGGCGACGCCCCGGTTGGTCTCCTCGTTGATGCGCAGGACACCGGCGTCGGAGTACTTGGCCTTGACGGTGTTGCCGCGGACGTAGCGGTCGTACTGCTCGGTGATGAAGTCACGGGAGCACAGTGCCGGGGAGGACACCATGTCGAACAACGCCTGCTTGAGGTCCGCCGGCCGTTCGACCGGGGCCTGCTCCTGCAGCTCGTCCTGCCACTCGGGGCGGGCGAAGGGGCGCTCGTAGACCGGGCCCTCGTCGATGGTGGACGCCGGGGCGTCGACCACCAGCTCGCCGTTGTGGTACACGAGGTAGCGGTCCTTCTCGTCGATGACCTCGCCGATCTCGGCGACGGGCACCTCCCACTTCGCGCAGATCGCCTGGAACTTCTCCACGTTCTCCGGGGTCACCACGGCGCACATGCGCTCCTGGGACTCGGAGGCGAGGATCTCGGCGGCGGTCATGTTCTCGGCGCGCAGCGGCACGGCGTCGAGGTTGACGCGCATTCCGCCGTCGCCGGCGGCCGCCAGCTCGGAGGTGGCGCACGCGAGGCCACCGCCGCCGAGGTCCTGGATACCGACGACCACACCGGCCTGGTAAAGCTCGAGGCAGCACTCGATGAGGACCTTCTCGGCGAAGGGGTCGCCGACCTGGACGGCCGGCAGCTTGCGCTCGGCGCCCTCCTCGAAGGACTCAGAACCGAGGACGGACACGCCGCCGATGCCGTCGAGGCCCGTGCGGGAGCCGAAGAGCATGACCTTGTTGCCGGTGCCCGAGGCGAAGGCCAGCTTGAGGTCCTCCACCTTGAGGGTGCCCACACACAGGGCATTGACCAGCGGATTGCCGGAGTAAGCCTCGTCGAAAACGGTCTCGCCGCCGATGTTGGGCAGGCCGAGGGAGTTGCCGTAACCGCCGACGCCGTGGACGACACCCGGCAGAACGCGCTTGGTGTCCGGGGCGTCCGCCGGGCCGAAGCGCAGCTGATCCATCACGGCGATCGGGCGGGCGCCCATGGCCATGATGTCGCGGACGATGCCGCCGACGCCGGTCGCCGCACCCTGGTAGGGCTCGACGAAGGAGGGGTGGTTGTGGGACTCGACGCGGAAGGTGACGGCGTCTCCGCCGCCGATGTCGACCACGCCGGCATTCTCGCCGATGCCGGCGAGGATCTTCTCCGCCATCTCCGGGGTGGTGGTCTCACCGAAGTAGCGCAGGTGCACCTTGGAGGACTTGTAGGAGCAGTGCTCCGACCACATCACCGAGTAGACGCTCAGTTCCGCGTCGGTGGGTCGGCGGCCGAGGATCTTGGTGATCTTGTCGTACTCGTCGTCCTTGAGGCCGAGCTCGACGTAGGGCTGCGGGGCATCCGGGTTGGCCTTGGCGGCGTCGACGGTGTCGTTATGAACTGTCATTGTGTGTTGCGCCTCCTAGGCTGCGATCGTGCCGATGGCGGACAGGAACATCCCCAGGCCGTCGATGGACGGGCCGGTGAGGATCTCGACGGCGTGCTCCGGGTGCGGCATGAGTCCGACGACGCGGCCGGTCTCGTTGGTGATGCCGGCGATGGCGTTGAGGGAACCGTTGTAGTTGTCGGTGTAGCGGAAGACCACGCGGCCCTCCCCCTCGAGCATGTCGATGGTGTCCGGGGCGGCCTGGAAACGGCCCTCGCCGTGCTTGGCCGGGACGAGGATCTTCTGGCCGGCCTCGTAGTGCGAGGTCCACGCAGTGTCGGCGTTGACGACCTCAAGGTAGGTGTCGGTGCAGTGGAAGTGGAGGCCCTCGTTGCGGGTGAGGGCGCCGGGCAGGAGGCGGGCCTCGGTGAGGACCTGGAAGCCGTTGCAGATTCCCAGGACCGGCATCCCCTTGCCGGCCGCCTCGACGACAGCCCGCATCACCGGCGCGATCGCGGAGATGGCGCCGGAACGCAGGTAGTCGCCGTAGGAGAATCCGCCCGGGACGACGACCGCGTCGACGCCCTTGAGGTCCTCGTCGGCGTGCCACAGGTTGACCACCTCGGCGCCGGCGATGCGGACGGCACGGGCGGCGTCGACGTCGTCGAGCGTGCCCGGGAAGGTGATGACACCGATCTTGGCGGTCACTTGGCGACCTCCACGCCCACGACCTCGAAGTCCTCGATCACGGTGTTGGCGAGCAGCGTCTCGGCGACCTTCTCGAGGTCGGCGGCGGTGACGGAGTCATCCACCTCCAGCTCGAAACGCTTGCCCTGACGTACGTCGCTGACGCCGGTGACACCGATGCGCCCCAGCGCTCGGTGGACGGCCTGTCCCTGGGGGTCGAGGATCTCCGCCTTCGGCATGACATTCACAACAACACGGGCCACAGTTTTCCCTTATCTTCGCCGGAATTGGTCGGATTTCATTCTAGCCTGCCGCACCAAACCCAGTTACTTCGCGAGACGCAGGGCACATACCAGAACCGGTTAATCGGGGGTACCCCTTCATTGAAAGTGAGATGAACTCTGTGTCAACGCCCGGTCAAATGGCCAGTAGAGCACCCCGGACGGGGTGAGTTTCCGGAGCAAGCATCCGGCAAAAAGGTGAGATCAACGGTTAGGTATCCGGGCGGACACATCTGTCCGGGTCACGTCCTCTTCTCCCGATTATCGAAGGTACCCCCCATGCTCCGTCCCGCCAGCGGGCTGATCGCAGCCGCCGCTACAGGCCTCTCCCTCATTCTCGTCCCCTCCACCGCCCTGGCCGCACCCGCCGGCGACAACGTCGTCATCAACGAGGTGTACGGCGGCGGAGGCAACTCCGGTGCCACCTACACCCACGACTTCATTGAGCTGTACAACCCGACCGGCGAAACCATCGTGCTCGATGGCTGGACGGTCGAGTACTACTCCGCAACGGGCACCAGTGCGACTGCCACCACGCTGTCCGGTTCCATCGGACCCGGCGACTTCTACCTCATCCAGCAAGCCAAGGGCAGCGGCGGCACCGAGGCCCTGCCCACCCCGGATGCCGTCGGAAACGCCGCGATGAGCGGCACCAACGGCAAGGTCGTGTTCAAGGACGCCGTCGGAAACACCGTCGACCTCGTCGGCTTCGGCTCCACCGCCAACCTCTACGAGGGATCCGGCCCCACCCGGACCCTGTCGAACTCGACCTCCGCGCAGCGCGAGCCCGTCGGCCATGACACGGACGACAACGCCCTCGACTTCACCGTCGCCGCCCCCACCCCGCAGAACTCCGGCGGCATCGGCCCCGTCATCACCGAACCCGAGCCGGAGCCCGAGCCCGGCGCGGCCGTCTCCATCGCCGAGATCCAGGGCACCGGCGCGGTGTCCCCGCTCAAGGGCCAGCAGGTCACCACCGAAGGCGTGGTCACCGCGGTCTACCCGGAAGGCGGCCGCAACGGCTTCCATCTGCAGACCGGCGGCACCGGCGGCGCACCGAAGCAGACCGGCGAGGCCTCCGACGCCATCTTCGTCTACCTGGGCAGCCAGGGGACCTACCCGGAGATCGGCGACTCGGTCATCGTCACCGGCCAGGCGGACGAGTACTACGACGTCACGCAGATCTCCGGCCCGACGATCACCGCCCCCGACACGGACTTCGCCCCGGTCACCCCGGTCGAGATCGGTCACCTTCCCGCGGGAGATGAAGCCCGCGAAGCCTACGAGTCCATGCTGGTGCTACCCACCGGCGCCCACACGGTCACCAACAACTACGCGCTGAACACCTTCGGCGAGATCGGCCTGGCCCCGGGCACCGGGGCACACCGCCAGCCGACAGACGTCCATGCCCCGGACACCGACCTGGCTTCCCCCGCCCAGCAGCTCGCCGCGCGGCAGCAGGCCGAGCTGGTGCTTCTCGACGATGGCCGCACCCGCAACTACATGACCGGCGACAAGACCACTCCCCTCCCCTGGGTCGCCGTCGACGGCGCGGCGGGCGTCTCCATCCGCACGGGTGCCGCGGTGGACTTCCAGCACCCGGTCGTGGTCGGCTTCTCCCACGACCACTGGCGCTTCCAGCCGACCACCCCGGTCACCGGCAACAGCTCCGCCGTTGAACTCCCCATCACCTGGGAGGACACCCGCGCCGCCGAGATCGGCGCCATGGACACGGTCGAGGGCGATTACTCCGTCGCCTCCTTCAACGTCCTGAACTACTTCACCTCCCTCGGCGAGAACGAGGAGGGCTGCCGTTCGTACAACGACATGTACGGCACCCCGGTGGGCACCAACTACTGCGACGTCCGCGGCGCCTGGTCGCAGGACGCCTTCGACGACCAGCAGACGAAGATCGTCGCCGCGATCAACGCTCTCGACGTCGACGTCCTCGGCCTCGAGGAGATCGAGAACACCTACGCCCTCACCGGCGACATCGAGCGCCGGGATGAAGCCCTGTCCGCGCTTGTCGACGCCCTCAACGCCGACGCCGGCACCACCCGCTGGGCCTACGCCCCCTCCCCGGCAGTCGTCGGCACAGACGAGGACGTGATCCGCGTCGGTTTCCTCTACGACCCGGCGACCGTGGAGACGGTCGGTGAGTCCCGCGTCTTCGACGACGCCCGCTTCACCGGCACCGCCCGCCAGCCGCTGGCCCAGGAGTTCGCCGCCGTCGACGGCGGCAAGTCCTTCGTCGCGGTGGTCAACCACTTCAAGTCCAAGGGTTCCGTCGCCGCCGGCGACAGCGACAAGGGCGACGGCCAGGGCAACAACGCCACCGTCCGCGTCAACCAGTCCCAGGCGCTCCTCGAGCACCTCGGGGACCAGTCGGACTGGGACGACCTGCCGGTCTTCATCCTGGGCGACACCAACGCCTACTCACGGGAGACGGCCATGTCCGTCCTGGAGACCGCCGGTTTCACCAACATCGCCGCGCAGTACGACCCGGAGCACACCACCTACCAGTTCGGTGGCCTCCTCGGTTCCCTGGACCACGCCCTCGGCAACGCCGCGGCGATGGAACTCGTCGCCGACGCCCGCATCTGGAACATCAACGCCGATGAGCCGGTCGTCTACGAGTACTCCCGCCGCAACTACAACGTCATCGACTTCCACGAGGACAACTACTTCCGCTCCTCCGACCACGACCCGGTGAAGGTGGGCTTCAACCTCCCCACCGGCGCCGAGGGCAACGGTCGTCCGGCCCACTCCTTCGAGCAGGGCCGCCCCGCCCACTCCTTCGGGAACAACGGCAACAACTAAGCCCCGCTCCTCCCGCACGACACCCCCGGAGAACCCTGCTGTTCAGGTTCTCCGGGGCTGTCGTGTTTCCGGCGGGCGGATCAGCCCGGCAGGTTCGCCTCGATGAGCGAGACCAGCGCGGGGTCGTTCGGTTCGGTGCGCGGCCGGATGCGGGCGAGCACCTCGCCGGAAGGCGAGATGAGGAACTTCTCGAAGTTCCAGGCGACGTCGCCGGCCTCGCCCTGCGCGTCCGCCACCGAGGTCAGCTCCCGGTAGACCGGGTGGGCGTTCTCGCCGTTGACATCGAGCTTGGACAGCAGCGGGAAGCTGACGCCGTAGTTGAGGGAGCAGAAGTCGGCGATCTGGGCGTCGGAACCCGGTTCCTGGGCGCCGAACTGGTTGCAGGGGGCGCCGACGACGGTGAGGCCGCGCCCGGCGTAGTCATCGGCGAGCTGCTGGAGCCCGGCGTACTGCGGAGTCAGGCCGCACTTCGAGGCGGTGTTGACCAGCAGGAGGAGATCGCCCCCGGCGATCTCCCGCAGGGTGGAGGTGGTGGAGTCGGGGAGGTTGACGGGGATGTCGAGAAGCTCAGTCATACCCTCAGACTACGGCGCGGTAGTCGCTCGGCGCGGCGCCCGCCCCGACTGCGGCGACGGCGGCGCGGAGAAAGTCGGAGGCCACCTTCTTCTCCTGCAGGTTGCGGCCCGACACGGACAGGCGGATGGTGTTGCCGCTGGCGGCGCCGCGCTCGGCGGCCCGGATCACGTTGCGGCGCCACCACTTGGCCGCGCCGAAACCCTCGCCGACGGACAGGTTGCGGCACTGCTCGAAGGAACCGTCCGCGAGGTTGTGTATGCCCCGGGTGCTGGCGGCGAGGACGAAGTTGAACTCCGGCAGCACCTCGAGGGTGCCCGGCGACATGCGCCAACGGGGCGGGGCGAAGATGTCGGGCTCGAAACCGATCTTCCTCATCTGGCGGGTGGCGCCGGCCAGCCGCAGACGGGCTTCGTGGGAGTCGAGGGTGGCGAACTCGGAACGCCGGCCCTGCACGGCCTGGTCGAAACCGTTGAGGATGAGCACCCGGCCGGCCTCCTGCTGCCCGAGCAGCCAGTCGCGGGTCTTCGGGTCCCGGGCCAGGTGCCAGTTGCCGTCGATGTGCGGGGCGACCAGCAGAGACACGGGGATGGTCTCCGCGTCGAGGGCCTTCATCATGTCCGCCACTGCTCCCCTGGTGTCGGAGAAGATACTGGAAACTGAAACCAGGAGGCGGCCGCGCATAGGGGGAATTATCGCACGCCAGCACCGCTCTGTCGCGGCAAGTTTTCCCCGGCGCCCGCGGTATGCAGCGTCCATGCGTACTCGAAGGCGGTCTGCTGCCAGCGGGCGTACCGGCCGGACACGCCGCCGTGCCCGGCGGACATCTCGGTCTTGAGCAGGAACTCGCCGCCGGTGGCGGTGGCGCGCAACCGGGCGATCCATTTGGCGGGCTCGACGTAGAGGACGCGGGTGTCGTTGAGCGACGTGATCGCCAGGATGTCCGGGTAGTCCTTGGCCTCCACGTTCTCGTAGGGGGCGTAGGAGGCCATGTAGTCGTAGACCTCCGGGTCGTGGAAGG
Protein-coding sequences here:
- the purM gene encoding phosphoribosylformylglycinamidine cyclo-ligase; its protein translation is MTETDHQGASYAAAGVDIEAGDRAVELFAPLAKKATRPEVRGGLGGFAGLFALGKYKEPLLAAGSDGVGTKLAVAQAMNKHDTIGIDLVAMCVDDLVVCGAEPLFLQDYIAIGKVVPEHVAQIVAGIAEGCIQAGCALLGGETAEHPGLMEPGAYDVSATAVGVVEADDLLGPHLVRSGDIIIGMASSGLHSNGYSLARHVLLEKAGLPLDGHIEELGRTLGEELLEPTRIYAKDCLALASECKVRTFCHVTGGGLAGNMERIIPEGLVGDMSRSTWTPSQIFRTIADLGKVPGEEMEKTFNMGVGMVAIVAPEDRDRALAMLTARHIDAWELGTVRTATAEDTQRASLSGTHPGY
- the purF gene encoding amidophosphoribosyltransferase, translated to MDRSRTESAPLNGLDDRGETEPREECGVFGVWAPGEEVAKLTYFGLFALQHRGQEAAGIAVGDGERIVVFKDMGLVSQVFDESSLGALHGDIALGHTRYSTAGGKKWENVQPMFRTSPDGTDVALGHNGNLVNFVELREEAIARGLKEFRDAEAASSDTAVITALLAESVAEGRTVFESAQELLPRVKGAFCLTFTDGHTLYAARDPHGVRPLVLGRLDRGWVVASETCALDIIGAAFVREIEPGELVAIDEGGVRSTRFAETTHKGCVFEFVYLARPDSNIRGRSVNATRIEIGRRLAREFPAEGDLVIPVPDSGTPAAVGYARESGIPFGQGLVKNAYVGRTFIQPSQTLRQLGIRLKLNPLREVIAGKKLIVVDDSIVRGNTQRALIRMLREAGAAEVHVRIASPPVKWPCFYGIDFASPGELIANAGAGDAQNGDALTQSICTAIGADSLGFVSIDEMVESTEQPREQLCTACFDGTYPLGLPTGSANAELVAKMQAN
- a CDS encoding sterol carrier family protein, producing MDISSVAAVFDWVRDPSGVEKPPRALLADAVRGTVRQLAQDAPGRTVEVRVPPFVAVQCIAGPAHTRGTPPNVFETDPLTWLQLATGELLLDAALADGRVQASGQRVTEVGRLLPVISL
- a CDS encoding acyl-CoA thioesterase, coding for MTNNQKSPKVTLRFLAAPTDVLMAGNQGVSGGRVLEWIDKAAYACAVQWSATYCVTAYVGHIHFNRPIPSGHMVEVRSRIAMTGRSSMHIVNEVYSADPREGVFTRACDCLVIFVAKDTATGKTQAVPEFIPSNEEERRVLDAALSRIELRKAIESEMEQQTYNGPSEAPRVIHRFLAKPTDINWGGKVHGGTAMEWIDEAGAACTMEWSGEHTVAVYAGGIRFYRPISIGDLIEVDARMVRTDSRSMQLSVHVRSGSPRGGREHLQTAIHATVTYLAMDVDGNALPARQFTPRTTEDVRLAEHATTLRELRAKYAPTPLVPQSTPSHID
- a CDS encoding LysE family translocator — translated: MDIAHLLSFWAVSLLLIVTPGPDWAFVLGHAFRRRSLVLPLLGIGLGYLGLTVVVSGGLGALVARHPVLLTVVTVLGVLVLLRIGWTMVRAALAGPVSVEVDTALSAAPDEEPGGGGVATLTRAETAVEKRAGTVATGAAVSGLNPKGLMLFIALLPQFIAPAGWPAAAQMFALGLLFIASATTFYALLGLFAGRVLAGSERGSRILTGVAGVAMMVVAAGMLAQHLL
- a CDS encoding Lrp/AsnC family transcriptional regulator is translated as MITGFHTRLDPATVGYGVQVIAFITLDQEDRATVAALEDGLAAIPQVLSAERLFGDPDFLVRLVAHDLADYQRLRDEHLSELPGVARITSTLVMRTIVADGPIPL
- the trhA gene encoding PAQR family membrane homeostasis protein TrhA is translated as MADTITITRTVFDRGPRPVTRGWFHFIAALASVVAGSVLATYAWMTIVWWQALGVTLYAVSVVVLFGVSAAYHLGRWRSQRTVEGWRRADHATIAFFIAATYTPFCLIALESTQATWMLVSAWTGAALGIALNLVWIDHPRWLSVVVYLTLGWLIVPLVPELWSGVGPAVVWLLFAGGMVYSLGALMYGFRWPGRDASVIGYHEHFHTATIVAAAVHQVAVWMVVV